The following proteins are co-located in the SAR324 cluster bacterium genome:
- a CDS encoding CIA30 family protein, whose amino-acid sequence MLISNSALSSNLLDIYDFNSPETAGSWMIVNDGVMGGVSQSRLSLDEQGALVFEGRVSLDYGGGFASVRSIVNQLDAEKYQGIFLKIRGDGNKYQLRLRQTSRVEGAAFYQHFKTEIGKWVGIYLPFNGFKASYRGRLLPDHPKLDTSRIAQIGLMISDKQKGSFRLEVNRMALFQK is encoded by the coding sequence ATGCTGATTTCCAATTCTGCTTTATCATCAAACTTATTAGATATTTATGATTTCAATAGCCCAGAGACAGCAGGTAGTTGGATGATTGTAAACGATGGGGTAATGGGAGGTGTTTCCCAATCTCGGCTAAGCCTTGATGAGCAGGGTGCCTTAGTTTTTGAAGGAAGGGTATCCCTTGATTATGGAGGTGGTTTTGCCTCAGTAAGGTCGATAGTAAATCAATTGGATGCTGAAAAATACCAAGGAATCTTTCTTAAAATTAGAGGAGATGGGAATAAGTATCAGTTAAGATTGAGACAGACAAGCAGAGTAGAGGGGGCTGCGTTTTATCAGCATTTCAAAACTGAAATTGGGAAATGGGTAGGGATTTATCTGCCATTTAATGGGTTTAAAGCGTCTTACAGGGGAAGGTTATTGCCAGATCACCCAAAGCTTGACACCAGTAGAATTGCTCAGATTGGCCTCATGATTAGTGATAAGCAGAAAGGGAGTTTTCGCTTGGAAGTAAATAGAATGGCTCTATTCCAAAAATGA